In one window of Cupriavidus necator N-1 DNA:
- a CDS encoding nuclear transport factor 2-like protein, translating into MDVKLEYSGDLAIMRFRVRVPASGGKKKVDAAGLEVYRVVNGKIRSKEAYWKQVSWPDAK; encoded by the coding sequence GTGGACGTCAAGCTTGAGTACAGCGGTGATTTGGCCATCATGCGCTTCCGCGTGCGGGTGCCGGCCAGCGGCGGGAAGAAGAAAGTGGACGCAGCCGGGCTGGAGGTCTACCGGGTGGTGAATGGCAAGATCCGCTCGAAAGAGGCCTACTGGAAGCAGGTCTCCTGGCCGGACGCCAAGTAA
- a CDS encoding c-type cytochrome: MAIFLRLAAGLFLMSQIGASSGQDQARIARGKYLMEGVVACGNCHVARAENGAPVFSRGLSGGMVFDHPPFKAYAANITPDPETGIGKWTDAQLGKAIREGIRPDGTIIGPPMPIEFYRRMSDADLAAIIAYLRVQPPVKNTVRKSEYNIPLPPGYGPAVKGVSAPSPKETITYGRYLADIGHCMECHTPRDEKGELVLTRLGAGGQVFKGPWGESVARNLTPHESGLKNWSKEEIAQAIRGTGKNGMHYKPPMAFDWYKNISGADMNALVAYLGSLKPQPFGGKE, translated from the coding sequence ATGGCGATATTCCTGAGGTTGGCCGCAGGCTTGTTCCTGATGTCTCAAATTGGCGCAAGCAGCGGGCAGGACCAGGCGCGCATCGCGCGTGGCAAATACCTGATGGAGGGGGTGGTGGCTTGTGGCAATTGCCATGTTGCCCGAGCGGAAAATGGGGCGCCTGTCTTCTCCAGGGGCCTGTCGGGTGGCATGGTCTTCGATCACCCGCCGTTCAAGGCGTACGCGGCCAACATTACGCCAGACCCTGAGACAGGGATCGGCAAGTGGACCGATGCACAGCTCGGCAAGGCGATCCGCGAAGGTATCCGGCCGGACGGGACCATCATCGGTCCGCCGATGCCTATCGAGTTCTACCGGCGCATGTCTGACGCAGACCTGGCAGCGATCATCGCCTATCTGAGGGTACAGCCGCCCGTGAAGAATACCGTCAGGAAGTCCGAGTACAACATCCCGTTGCCGCCCGGCTACGGCCCGGCTGTGAAAGGCGTTAGCGCGCCCTCGCCCAAGGAGACGATCACGTATGGCCGGTACCTCGCCGATATCGGGCATTGCATGGAATGTCACACGCCGCGGGATGAAAAGGGAGAGCTGGTGCTCACGCGTCTGGGCGCCGGCGGCCAGGTGTTCAAAGGTCCTTGGGGCGAGAGTGTGGCACGCAATCTGACTCCCCATGAGAGCGGGCTCAAGAACTGGAGCAAGGAAGAGATCGCCCAGGCCATCCGAGGCACAGGCAAGAACGGCATGCACTACAAGCCGCCCATGGCGTTCGACTGGTACAAGAACATCAGTGGTGCCGACATGAACGCGCTGGTCGCTTACCTTGGCTCGCTCAAGCCGCAGCCATTCGGCGGCAAGGAGTAA
- a CDS encoding cupin domain-containing protein, producing MKNKLPPIATLAFGVCLTVSAALAAPAGSMIKVTADEIKWADLPLIPGAKLAVLEGQMDKKEPFTARIKLPADAKVAAHWHPGVERVTVLSGTFNYGMGDKLDPEKTSPLGPGSLIVMPPKMHHFGWTKDETIIQINATGPWAFNFVNPADDPRKKK from the coding sequence ATGAAAAACAAGCTTCCCCCGATTGCCACACTGGCCTTCGGCGTCTGCCTGACGGTGTCTGCGGCATTGGCTGCCCCTGCGGGCAGCATGATCAAGGTCACCGCCGACGAGATCAAATGGGCGGACCTGCCACTGATACCGGGTGCCAAACTCGCCGTTCTCGAGGGGCAGATGGACAAGAAAGAGCCGTTCACGGCCCGGATCAAGCTACCCGCGGATGCTAAGGTGGCAGCGCACTGGCACCCAGGCGTGGAGCGGGTGACCGTGCTTTCAGGGACGTTCAACTATGGCATGGGCGACAAGCTCGACCCGGAAAAGACCTCGCCGCTCGGCCCCGGCAGCCTGATTGTCATGCCACCCAAGATGCACCATTTTGGCTGGACGAAGGACGAAACCATTATCCAGATCAATGCGACGGGGCCCTGGGCTTTCAACTTCGTCAACCCGGCTGATGATCCCAGGAAGAAGAAGTGA